In Carya illinoinensis cultivar Pawnee chromosome 7, C.illinoinensisPawnee_v1, whole genome shotgun sequence, the following are encoded in one genomic region:
- the LOC122317030 gene encoding probable glycosyltransferase At5g20260, whose amino-acid sequence MAGLSVPSPFLLTLALLLLLFLLIYISPLNQNHLTLHFSPSSTTALSPTLTYPQTSHKTQAQVSPASSPAEAESFLDSPPFSISTDNPSSHIPLSRNIKKRSKTEKIEEDLARARAAIRNAIRLQNYTSDREETYIPSGCVYRNAYAFHQSHIEMVKRFKLWVYREGEKPMVHCGPMSYIYSIEGQFIDEMERGDSPFLAQRPDEAHAFFLPISITKIVDVFYRLDPWHFPMLPIFTDYVNVVASKYPYWNRSSGADHFMISCHDWAPEVIKEDREYFKNFIRVLCNANTSEGFIPTRDVSLPEYNLKGHPLYTLGPPRLGQSPRHRNILAFFAGAAHGDIRSLLFEHWKQKDNEIQVYENLPKKKNYHKLLGESKFCLCPSGSEVASPRVVEAMYQECVPVIISDYYTLPFSDVLDWSKFAVFIPPRRIPELKTILKGISERRYLTLQKRVKQVARHFELNRPAKPFDVIHMVLHSVWLRRMNIRLPQNDY is encoded by the exons ATGGCTGGCTTGTCGGTCCCATCGCCATTTCTGCTAACTCTAGCCCTTCTCCTCCTTCTCTTCCTTCTCATCTACATCTCTCCCTTAAACCAAAACCACCTCACTCTCCATTTTTCTCCATCTAGTACTACTGCTCTAAGTCCGACACTTACCTACCCACAAACCAGCCACAAAACCCAGGCACAAGTTTCACCCGCATCTTCTCCTGCGGAGGCAGAGTCTTTCCTAGATTCACCACCTTTCTCAATTTCCACCGATAATCCCAGTAGCCATATTCCTCTCAGCCGTAACATCAAG AAAAGGAGTAAGACGGAGAAGATCGAAGAAGATTTGGCCAGAGCTCGAGCGGCTATCCGCAACGCAATTCGTTTACAGAACTATACTTCTGATAGGGAGGAAACATACATCCCCAGCGGATGCGTTTACAGGAATGCATACGCCTTTCATCA GAGCCATATAGAGATGGTGAAGAGATTTAAGCTATGGGTGTACAGGGAAGGAGAGAAACCGATGGTCCATTGTGGGCCCATGAGTTACATCTACTCTATAGAAGGCCAATTCATCGACGAGATGGAGAGAGGAGATAGCCCTTTCCTGGCCCAACGTCCTGATGAAGCACATGCATTTTTTCTACCTATAAGTATTACCAAAATTGTTGATGTCTTTTACAGGCTTGACCCTTGGCATTTTCCTATGCTTCCAATCTTCACTGATTATGTTAATGTTGTTGCAAGCAAATATCCCTACTGGAATAGAAGCAGTGGAGCAGACCATTTTATGATCTCTTGTCATGATTGG GCACCAGAGGTCATAAAGGAGGACCGTGAGTACTTTAAGAACTTCATAAGGGTGCTATGCAATGCCAATACGTCTGAAGGATTCATACCGACAAGAGATGTCTCACTGCCGGAATATAATCTGAAAGGTCACCCTTTGTACACCCTCGGCCCACCCCGTCTCGGCCAGTCCCCTCGGCACCGCAATATCCTTGCCTTCTTTGCAGGTGCAGCGCATGGAGACATAAGAAGCCTTTTATTTGAGCATTGGAAGCAAAAAGATAACGAGATCCAAGTATATGAAAATCTTCCCAAGAAGAAAAACTACCACAAATTGTTGGGGGAATCCAAGTTTTGCTTGTGCCCAAGTGGGTCAGAAGTGGCAAGTCCTAGAGTGGTCGAGGCCATGTACCAAGAGTGCGTCCCAGTGATCATTTCTGATTATTACACCTTACCCTTTAGTGATGTTCTTGATTGGAGCAAGTTTGCAGTATTCATTCCTCCAAGAAGAATACCTGAGCTCAAGACGATTCTGAAAGGAATTTCAGAAAGAAGGTACCTGACCTTGCAGAAGAGGGTGAAACAAGTTGCAAGGCATTTCGAGTTGAATAGACCAGCCAAGCCATTTGATGTAATTCATATGGTGCTTCATTCAGTGTGGCTTAGAAGGATGAACATTCGGCTACCACAAAATGACTACTGA